In Delphinus delphis chromosome 11, mDelDel1.2, whole genome shotgun sequence, one genomic interval encodes:
- the SP7 gene encoding transcription factor Sp7, translating to MASSLLEEEVHYGCSPLAMLTAACSKFGGSSPLRDSATLGKAGTKKPYSLGSDLSAPKTMGDAYPAPFSSTNGLLSPAGSPPAPTSGYANDYPPFSHSFPGPTGTQDPGLLVPKGHSSSDCLPSVYTSLDMAHPYGSWYKAGIHAGISPGPGNAPTPWWDMHPGGNWLGGGQGQGDGLQGTLPTGPAQPPLNPQLSTYPSDFAPLNPAPYPAPHLLQPGPQHVLPQDVYKPKAVGNSGQLEGSGGAKPPRGAGTGGSAGYGGSGAGRSSCDCPNCQELERLGAAAAGLRKKPIHSCHIPGCGKVYGKASHLKAHLRWHTGERPFVCNWLFCGKRFTRSDELERHVRTHTREKKFTCLLCSKRFTRSDHLSKHQRTHGEPGPGPPPSGPKELGEGRSAGEEEANQTPRPPASPAPAEKVPEGSPEQSNLLEI from the coding sequence GAGGAAGTTCATTATGGCTGCAGTCCCCTGGCCATGCTGACAGCGGCGTGCAGCAAATTTGGTGGCTCCAGCCCTCTGCGGGACTCAGCGACACTGGGCAAAGCAGGCACAAAGAAGCCATACTCTCTGGGCAGTGACCTTTCGGCCCCCAAAACCATGGGCGATGCCTACCCAGCCCCCTTTTCAAGCACCAATGGGCTCCTCTCACCTGCAGGCAGTCCTCCAGCACCCACCTCGGGCTATGCCAATGACTACCCTCCCTTTTCCCACTCATTCCCTGGGCCCACGGGCACCCAAGACCCTGGGCTACTAGTGCCCAAGGGGCACAGCTCTTCTGACTGCCTGCCCAGTGTCTACACCTCTCTGGACATGGCACACCCCTATGGCTCCTGGTACAAGGCAGGCATCCACGCAGGCATCTCACCAGGCCCTGGCAATGCTCCTACTCCTTGGTGGGACATGCACCCTGGGGGCAACTGGCTAGGTGGCGGGCAGGGCCAGGGTGATGGGCTGCAAGGGACACTACCCACAGGCCCTGCTCAGCCTCCACTGAACCCCCAGCTGTCCACCTACCCATCCGACTTTGCCCCCCTTAATCCTGCCCCCTACCCAGCTCCCCACCTCCTGCAGCCAGGGCCCCAGCATGTCTTGCCCCAAGATGTCTATAAACCCAAGGCGGTGGGCAACAGCGGGCAGCTGGAGGGGAGTGGTGGAGCCAAACCCCCTCGGGGTGCAGGCACAGGGGGCAGTGCTGGCTACGGGGGCAGTGGAGCAGGGCGCTCCTCCTGCGACTGCCCCAACTGCCAGGAGCTAGAGCGCCTGGGCGCCGCGGCGGCCGGGCTGCGGAAGAAGCCGATCCACAGCTGCCACATTCCGGGCTGCGGCAAAGTGTATGGCAAGGCCTCCCATCTGAAGGCCCACCTGCGCTGGCACACGGGCGAGAGGCCCTTCGTCTGCAACTGGCTCTTCTGCGGCAAGAGGTTCACCCGTTCGGACGAGCTGGAGCGCCACGTGCGCACTCACACCCGGGAGAAGAAGTTCACCTGCCTGCTCTGCTCCAAGCGCTTTACCCGAAGCGACCACCTGAGCAAACACCAACGCACCCACGGCGAGCCAGGCCCAGGACCCCCACCCAGCGGCCccaaggagctgggggagggccgCAGCGCCGGGGAAGAAGAGGCCAATCAGACGCCCCGACCTCCGGCCTCACCGGCACCCGCAGAAAAAGTCCCTGAAGGCAGCCCAGAGCAGAGCAACCTGCTGGAGATCTGA